The following coding sequences lie in one Aspergillus puulaauensis MK2 DNA, chromosome 3, nearly complete sequence genomic window:
- a CDS encoding sugar porter family MFS transporter (COG:G;~EggNog:ENOG410PGPU;~InterPro:IPR005829,IPR005828,IPR003663,IPR036259, IPR020846;~PFAM:PF00083,PF07690;~TransMembrane:12 (i127-145o176-196i208-226o238-256i268-289o301-319i390-415o427-447i454-476o482-500i521-541o553-572i);~go_component: GO:0016020 - membrane [Evidence IEA];~go_component: GO:0016021 - integral component of membrane [Evidence IEA];~go_function: GO:0022857 - transmembrane transporter activity [Evidence IEA];~go_process: GO:0055085 - transmembrane transport [Evidence IEA]) — protein sequence MADMVGKAGSTGALEDIVEEAMRPVKNLSTEVEDVDVAEKGVTEHINLNKNLSAKVKNPLADLTETQVLRDVEVFAHEYNLTDILPDLRKGSLIARDPDNFRALPDMTPEDILVIQNETEHKWRQPVALYFSIILCSIGAAVQGWDQTGSNGANLSMPEMLGIPQHDNPNAELNQWLVGIINAAPYIGSAVIGCWLSDPCNYYLGRRGAIFISAIFCLLTPIGQGLSQTWPQLIVTRALLGIGMGLKASTIPIFCAENTPASVRGGLVMCWQLWTAFGIFLGTTANLVVKDMGEDIAWRMQMGSAFIPAVPLLLGVYMCPESPRWYIKKGKLRPAYKSLCRLRNSPLQAARDLYYIHAQIRVEQQIAGHGNYLSRVVELFTIPRVRRATLASFVVMIAQQMCGINIVAFYSSTIFSEAGASDQSALWASWGFGLVNFVFAFPAVWTIDTFGRRSLLLFTFPQMAWTLLAAGFSFYIPEDSKAHLGLIAMFVFLFAAFYSPGEGPVPFTYSAEVFPLSHREVGMAWAVATCLGWAAVLGITFPRMLAALTPQGAFGFYAGLNVIALIMIFIWVPETKQRTLEELDYIFAVPTRKHVRYQVFEVLPWWIKRYIFRQKNAHLEPLYKFDHVATS from the exons ATGGCTGATATGGTGGGAAAGGCGGGCTCGACTGGGGCTCTCGAGGATATTGTCGAAGAAGCCATGAGGCCTGTAAAAAACCT AAGCACcgaggttgaagatgttgatgtagCAGAGAAGGGCGTTACCGAGCACATTAATCTGAATAAAAACCTTTCAGCAAA GGTTAAAAACCCTCTTGCAGATCTCACTGAGACTCAAGTTCTTCGTGATGTGGAAGTATTTGCCCACGAGTACAACTTGACCGACATACTGCCTGATTTGCGCAAGGGCTCTCTCATTGCCCGTGATCCCGACAACTTCAGGGCCCTTCCTGACATGACCCCAGAGGACATATTGGTTATCCAGAATGAAACCGAGCACAAATGGCGCCAACCTGTTGCTCTCTATTTTAGCATCATTCTTTGCTCCATTGGGGCCGCCGTTCA AGGCTGGGACCAAACTGGCAGCAATG GCGCCAATCTTAGTATGCCCGAGATGCTTGGCATCCCGCAACATGACAACCCTAATGCTGAGCTAAACCAGTGGCTCGTTGGTATCATCAACGC TGCTCCCTATATTGGTAGTGCTGTTATCGGATGTTGGCTATCTGATCCCTGCAACTATTATCTCGGCCGTCGTGGCGCAATCTTCATTTCGGCCATCTTCTGCCTTCTCACCCCCATCGGCCAGGGCCTCAGCCAGACATGGCCTCAACTCATTGTCACCCGTGCCCTCCTTGGTATTGGGATGGGGTTGAAAGCCTCAACTATCCCGATTTTCTGCGCCGAGAACACGCCCGCGTCCGTTCGCGGTGGCCTGGTGATGTGTTGGCAACTATGGACTGCGTTTGGTATCTTCTTGGGTACCACTGCAAACCTGGTAGTAAAGGATATGGGAGAGGATATAGCCTGGCGTATGCAAATGGGATCTGCTTTTATCCCCGCCGTCCCACTTTTGCTCGGCGTCTACATGTGCCCCGAATCCCCTCGTTGGTACATCAAGAAGGGAAAGCTCCGACCAGCCTACAAATCCCTCTGTCGGCTCCGCAATTCACCACTTCAAGCTGCCCGCGATCTGTACTATATCCACGCTCAAATTAGAGTCGAGCAGCAAATCGCTGGTCATGGTAACTACCTCTCCCGCGTTGTTGAGCTGTTTACTATCCCTCGTGTCCGGCGTGCAACCCTAGCTTCGTTTGTTGTCATGATCGCTCAACAGATGTGCGGTATCAACATTGTTGCATTCTACAGCAGCACCATCTTTTCAGAAGCTGGTGCATCCGACCAGTCGGCTCTCTGGGCCTCCTGGGGATTCGGACTGGTTAACTTCGTGTTTGCATTTCCCGCTGTCTGGACCATTGATACATTCGGACGACGGAGCCTGCTCCTCTTTACCTTCCCGCAGATGGCTTGGACTCTACTGGCAGCTGGTTTCTCATTCTACATTCCCGAGGACTCAAAGGCACACCTTGGATTAATCGCCATGTTCGTGTTCTTGTTCGCCGCGTTTTACTCTCCGGGTGAAGGCCCTGTTCCCTTCACTTACTCCGCCGAAGTTTTCCCCCTCTCTCATCGTG agGTTGGAATGGCCTGGGCGGTAGCAACATGCCTTGGTTGGGCCGCTGTTCTTGGCATCACTTTCCCACGCATGCtcgcagccctaactccCCAGGGCGCCTTCGGCTTCTATGC TGGACTCAACGTTATAGCCCTCATTATGATCTTCATCTGGGTTCCCGAGACCAAACAACGTACGCTTGAAGAACTCGATTACATATTTGCTGTTCCCACACGCAAGCATGTGCGATACCAGGTGTTCGAGGTTCTCCCATGGTGGATCAAGCGCTATATCTTCCGTCAGAAGAATGCGCACCTGGAGCCACTGTACAAGTTCGACCATGTGGCGACTAGCTGA
- a CDS encoding putative RNAPII degradation factor Def1 (COG:S;~EggNog:ENOG410PFMJ;~InterPro:IPR041803,IPR003892;~PFAM:PF02845;~go_function: GO:0043130 - ubiquitin binding [Evidence IEA]), whose protein sequence is MSEVQSRPTASRGRVSARGGRGGYSSRGGRGGSRSTKPDATDAFEDEGELGQMKKKYSDTLPMLNELFPDWKDEDLVFALEDADGDLEQSIDRISEGNVSQWGEVKKKTTDRSRPKPKEVQATPTEPTTTAVRGGRGRGGFEGRGRARGDRGRGGRGGRAGAHANGTRTEKPSLPAEITPIADSVPTTNATPVADAAASETVSTSKDTPAAPEGTKKGWASLFAKPAVPPPQKQPAAPAPVSEKPAPAPAPNQKPAEPEPTSVPAPVPVAVPIPTEKAPQPAVPQPSEEIAIPTSADVALPKDDLTKNNLAQIPDVSPPVASATAASTVGSNIDPNLGAASTPSRPTAGALPTSAYKQNIRTPGTQRRVMGQQEAVVMPGKHAVDRAAVQFGSMGLNGDAADVDIDENREETETRAQPPQHSPVAPRASLPPTTQAHAPHEVPAVSRPAPGLPPVPQANAAENSFSDFARYTDSQKPYDPFTQQVTQPQPQVQEPFANQAPVQPTVTTGSEYSPFYGGDQRLPYTYYGAYGQSQDASLAQRAAAGFGVSGAETQPQIPTTQAPSRYGHVEAPNSGHTTPNPTLPGITQTPAAHHMPGQGAHAYGYGYPYYSNPHYASYMNQQYGRNRPMYDDARRYEDQYMSHSSQYGYGSQYGPYGKGGMYGQPHGFSYDHSSSPATAGSFNQGIPGRDSVYGRTGSAQPSESQQTAAGPSAFGAGMTDVFGRQGGFGQSQPITQQTAVSSEETKAFDASKTGGPSPSLSQANRPGSAANTPGQTQSQTGLPPLQGQQAQQGFGGYPHLNPQYGGLGGLGGHQAAANQTHHQATGYGNYGNAGFGAYYGNTGRGGWGGNYGH, encoded by the exons ATGTCTGAAGTTCAATCGAGGCCCACTGCCTCTCGTGGCAGGGTATCCGCCcgcggtggccgtggcggTTACAGCTCTAGAGGTGGTCGAGGTGGCAGCAGATCCACAAAACCTGACGCCACAGATGCATTTGAGGACGAAGGGGAACTCGGccagatgaagaagaaatattcGGATACTCTGCCCATGCTGAATGAGCTGTTCCCAGactggaaagacgaggacTTGGTCTTCGCCTTGGAAGATGCCGATGGTGACCTTGAACAGTCAATCGATCGCATCAGTGAAG GCAACGTCTCCCAATGGGGAGAAgtaaagaagaagaccaccGATCGGAGTCGCCCCAAGCCAAAGGAGGTACAAGCCACTCCAACGGAGCCTACCACAACTGCTGTACGAGGAGGACGTGGGCGTGGTGGATTTGAAGGCCGCGGTCGCGCTCGTGGAGatcgtggccgtggcggtcGCGGCGGCCGGGCTGGTGCTCATGCAAATGGAACACGCACAGAGAAACCATCCCTTCCAGCTGAAATAACACCCATTGCCGACTCAGTGCCAACTACAAACGCTACCCCGGTCGCTGACGCAGCTGCTTCGGAAACAGTGTCTACTTCTAAAGATACTCCTGCCGCGCCTGAGGGTACCAAGAAGGGTTGGGCATCGTTGTTCGCTAAACCAGcagttcctcctcctcaaaaGCAGCCTGCCGCTCCTGCACCTGTATCTGAAAAACCCGCTCCCGCGCCCGCGCCTAACCAAAAGCCtgctgaacctgaaccaACTTCGGTCCCTGCACCCGTCCCCGTTGCCGTGCCTATTCCCACAGAAAAGGCACCACAACCAGCCGTTCCCCAGCCGAGCGAGGAGATTGCTATACCTACTTCGGCCGACGTTGCACTGCCCAAGGATGATTTGACCAAGAACAACCTTGCACAAATTCCCGATGTCTCACCCCCCGTCGCGTCTGCCACGGCTGCCAGCACTGTTGGCAGCAACATTGACCCCAACCTGGGTGCCGCTTCAACCCCGTCGCGTCCCACAGCTGGTGCTTTGCCAACAAGCGCCTACAAGCAAAACATCCGCACCCCCGGAACGCAGCGCCGTGTTATGGGACAACAGGAAGCTGTCGTCATGCCAGGAAAGCACGCCGTGGATCGCGCAGCTGTGCAGTTCGGCAGCATGGGACTGAACGGCGACGCCgctgatgttgatattgatgagaaCAGGGAAGAAACTGAGACCCGtgctcagcctcctcagcacTCCCCCGTGGCGCCGCGCGCGTCATTGCCTCCTACTACCCAGGCTCATGCTCCCCATGAGGTCCCCGCCGTCTCCCGCCCTGCTCCTGGCCTGCCCCCGGTTCCTCAGGCCAATGCCGCCGAGAACTCATTCTCCGACTTCGCCCGCTACACCGATTCCCAGAAGCCGTACGACCCATTCACCCAACAGGTTACTCAACCCCAGCCGCAAGTCCAGGAGCCGTTCGCGAACCAAGCTCCCGTTCAGCCGACTGTCACCACCGGTAGCGAATACTCCCCTTTCTACGGCGGCGATCAGCGCCTTCCGTACACCTACTATGGTGCCTACGGCCAGTCCCAAGACGCTTCGCTCGCCCAGCGTGCGGCCGCTGGATTCGGTGTTTCTGGTGCTGAAACCCAGCCTCAAATCCCCACAACTCAGGCCCCGAGCCGCTACGGTCACGTTGAAGCCCCCAACAGCGGCCACACGACGCCAAACCCCACACTCCCTGGAATTACCCAAACCCCCGCCGCACACCATATGCCCGGCCAAGGCGCTCACGCTTACGGCTATGGATACCCATACTATTCGAACCCGCATTATGCTTCATACATGAACCAACAGTACGGCCGAAACCGCCCAATGTACGATGACGCTCGCAGATATGAAGATCAATACATGTCCCACAGCTCTCAATACGGCTACGGTAGCCAGTATGGTCCATATGGCAAGGGCGGTATGTACGGCCAACCCCACGGTTTCTCCTACGAccactcttcatctcctgcGACTGCTGGTAGCTTCAACCAGGGCATCCCGGGCCGCGACTCGGTGTATGGTCGTACCGGTTCTGCTCAGCCGTCTGAGAGTCAACAGACAGCAGCGGGCCCCAGTGCATTTGGCGCTGGTATGACGGATGTCTTCGGCCGCCAGGGTGGCTTCGGACAGAGCCAGCCGATCACACAGCAGACCGCCGTGTCTTCGGAAGAAACGAAGGCCTTTGACGCCTCCAAGACGGGAGGTCCTAGCCCTTCGCTATCCCAGGCTAACCGGCCTGGTTCTGCCGCCAACACCCCTGGCCAAACCCAAAGCCAGACTGGTCTTCCCCCGCTGCAGGGTCAACAGGCCCAACAGGGCTTCGGTGGTTACCCCCACCTAAACCCTCAGTACGGCGGCTTGGGTGGCCTCGGCGGACACCAAGCAGCTGCCAACCAGACCCACCACCAGGCGACTGGATATGGTAACTACGGCAACGCCGGCTTCGGTGCCTACTATGGAAACACTGGACGAGGCGGCTGGGGAGGCAACTACGGACACTAA
- a CDS encoding putative beta-N-acetylglucosaminidase (COG:G;~EggNog:ENOG410PJPJ;~InterPro:IPR016181,IPR000182;~PFAM:PF13508,PF13527,PF13673,PF00583;~go_function: GO:0008080 - N-acetyltransferase activity [Evidence IEA]): MPQKQPRIEVVPLDINRDLSSVAQIWAAALPNYPLPAENLRKLLPQPNAHHFVARTSSSSSSKTVGFCLAYTTRQHQKNPNERSTSGYISVLVVHPENQGQGIGSTLLNKTKSWFKRSFDSCHLEIGSGFPRFWPGVPKDLPDAQRLLDFFIERGFQVRPDPPRSVDLYRDLRNFSLDEGEYVQRAEEAGYTFSPLRPEGYEECLAGQERNFSHNPDWVDMYHLLDPASNPSSIMTAFDSQGAQVGWTLMLPPSSSVLQENWAMPAVCGPKTGLVGCVGVDDDHRGSGVGLALVAHALEDMRKRGMHGVFVDWVSLEGFYERVGLEVWCAYRGGEID, encoded by the exons ATGCCTCAGAAACAACCCCGAATCGAAGTGGTACCTCTAGATATCAATCGTGATCTATCGTCAGTAGCACAAATCTGGGCCGCCGCGCTACCCAATTACCCCCTCCCAGCAGAAAAcctccgcaagctcctcccACAGCCAAACGCACATCACTTCGTCGccagaacatcatcatcatcatcctccaaaACCGTAGGCTTCTGCCTAGCATACACCACGCGCCAGCATCAAAAGAACCCAAACGAAAGATCAACATCCGGCTACATCTCCGTCCTTGTGGTGCATCCCGAGAACCAGGGACAGGGCATTGGCTCCACCCTACTCAACAAAACCAAGTCCTGGTTCAAGCGGAGCTTCGACTCGTGCCATCTCGAAATCGGCAGCGGATTCCCGAGATTCTGGCCTGGTGTCCCCAAGGATTTACCCGATGCCCAGCGCCTGCTGGATTTCTTTATCGAGCGCGGGTTCCAGGTGCGTCCGGACCCGCCGCGCTCGGTGGATTTGTATAGAGACCTGAGGAACTTCAGTCTTGACGAGGGGGAGTATGTCCAACGAGCCGAGGAGGCGGGGTATACGTTTTCCCCGCTGCGACCGGAGGGGTACGAGGAGTGTTTAGCTGGGCAGGAGAGGAATTTCTCACATAATCCT GACTGGGTTGACATGTACCACCTGCTAGACCCGGCCTCGAACCCGTCAAGCATCATGACTGCGTTCGATTCGCAGGGCGCACAGGTTGGCTGGACGCTGATGCTCCCGCCGTCCTCGAGCGTCCTGCAGGAAAACTGGGCGATGCCGGCGGTGTGTGGGCCCAAGACGGGCCTTGTAGGCTGTGTTGGCGTTGACGACGACCATCGGGGGTCGGGTGTCGGACTTGCACTCGTGGCGCATGCTTTGGAGGAtatgaggaagagggggatgCACGGTGTGTTTGTGGACTGGGTGAGCTTGGAGGGGTTCTATGAGAGGGTTGGATTGGAGGTTTGGTGTGCTTATCGGGGTGGGGAGATTGATTGA